In Sparus aurata unplaced genomic scaffold, fSpaAur1.1, whole genome shotgun sequence, a single window of DNA contains:
- the LOC115577980 gene encoding heavy metal-binding protein HIP-like produces MRVVVGLLLLLLGLCGSGAQGEAGGLGEVAEINQNTDPKHAAEESTEQTTKQTTCDIWTELRALRDMVVEQKVHMELLQRENSVQATELLSLESRLTSSESKTSDLEKENADLQTRLSSSESELLISKSRIDQLERENAEKPKVAFYTALTDAETLGPYNTDITLKYSKVFTNIGNAYNPSTGFFTAPVKGVYNLQLTVMGYHAGTMGVHVFKNNQRIMYNWARNYNVIPEYFTKSLVLELTAGDEIHLVLPSGRAIYDDINNYSTFSGSLLFTL; encoded by the exons atgagggttgttgttggtttgctgttgttgctgctcggtctgtgtggatcaggggctcagggggaggctggaggcctcggtgaggtggctgagatcaaccagaacacagatccaaaaCATGCAGCTGAGGAATCGACCGAGCAGACCACAAAGCAAACCACCTGTGACAtctggacggagctgagggcactgagagacatggtggtggagcAAAAGGTTCacatggagctgctgcagagagagaattcag tccaagccacagaactgttATCTTTGGAAAGCAGACTGACGTCctccgagagcaaaacaagtgacctagaaaaagagaatgcag acctgcagaccagactgagcagcagtgagagtgaacttctcatcagcaagtccaggattgaccagctggagagagaaaatgcag agaaaccaaaggtggccttCTACACAGCTTTGACTGATGCAGAAACtcttggaccatacaacacagacatcacactgaaatacagcaaggtcttcaccaacattggcaatgcttacaatccatctacag gtttcttcacagcaccagtcaaaggtgtctaCAATCTCCAGTTAACTGTAATGGGTTACCATGCTGGTACTATGGGTGTACATGTGTTCAAGAACAACCAAAGGATTATGTATAATTGGGCGAGGAACTATAATGTAATTCCTGAGTATTTCACTAAGtctctggtgttggagctgacagcaggagatgaaattcacctgGTTCTCCCATCAGGCCGTGCTATCTATGATGACATTAATAATTACagcaccttcagtggctcccttctcttcacactgtga